The Malus domestica chromosome 10, GDT2T_hap1 genome contains a region encoding:
- the LOC103438312 gene encoding protein ENDOSPERM DEFECTIVE 1-like yields the protein MDQLTVEDAEVCAPPHPPPPPPPPTAQRRPRVREVSSRFMSPAAFTGDLPHPLPSKSPLPKHQHTILTPSSTLAEIQSRQRSSSVNRRQRHLDLEPLRSSDENRPTGSSSIHTQSQIWGTPLPPDQMLNFRKQRPAKPLKENGGGGGGKTQQQQKQHLPKTAPSRPDTPVASASLDRMSRVRLTQQRSTNITATAAAKLLQASGMSLPAPPATPVTESDTTCTDVNNHSQTPSCTVRCLPDIRSSMPEADLLPTVSSRQLSEKSSSRGNATVVASGDFSKYSASPCSRSLNLSLSSSDRLFFLTDKGSERGKVGGLCLPPVPPCATAKLGPDIRKGKKVSSHLEDVHSLRVLHNRYLQWRYANARAEASVRAQQRETQRTLYSLAVKIAELYDSVKRKRIELGILQRTKTLSTILEAQIPYLDQWFSLEGDYSVSLAEATQALLNASVQLPSSGSVRANLRELEEALSSAIEVMDIIVFHVHRSLPKAEDTEHLISELARVIGGERALIEECGNLLSKTYTTQVEEWSLRSQIIQSKCCCS from the exons ATGGATCAATTGACCGTAGAGGACGCAGAAGTTTGCGCTCCTccccatcctcctcctcctcctccaccaccgACTGCTCAAAGGCGGCCAAGAGTGAGGGAGGTGAGCTCTAGGTTCATGTCTCCTGCGGCTTTCACCGGCGATCTCCCTCATCCCTTGCCTTCCAAATCGCCACTTCCTAAACATCAACACACCATCTTAACTCCATCCTCGACCCTGGCGGAAATTCAGTCGAGGCAGCGGTCTTCGTCTGTGAATAGGCGGCAGAGGCACTTGGACTTGGAGCCCTTGCGCTCCTCCGACGAGAACAGGCCCACCGGATCCTCCTCCATTCACACTCAGAGTCAGATCTGGGGAACCCCTCTCCCACCGGACCAGATGCTTAATTTTAGGAAACAGCGTCCTGCCAAGCCTTTGAAAGAGaacggaggaggaggaggaggcaaaACCCAGCAGCAGCAGAAGCAGCATCTGCCAAAAACCGCACCCTCAAGACCTGACACACCAGTGGCGAGTGCTAGTCTAGATAGGATGTCGAGAGTCAGACTCACTCAGCAGCGGTCTACCAACATAACTGCCACAGCTGCTGCTAAGCTCTTGCAGGCCAGCGGGATGTCTTTACCCGCTCCGCCTGCCACTCCAGTTACCGAGAGTGACACCACTTGCACGGATGTCAATAATCATAGTCAAACGCCAAGCTGTACCGTACGGTGTCTTCCTGACATTCGTTCTTCCATGCCTGAGGCCGATTTGTTGCCAACCGTTTCTAGCAGGCAGCTCTCTGAGAAAAGTAGCAGTAGGGGTAATGCAACTGTCGTTGCCAGTGGCGATTTTTCAAAGTATTCTGCTTCCCCTTGCTCCCGTTCTCTGAATTTGTCATTATCAAGTTCCGACCGCTTATTCTTCCTGACAGACAAAGGCAGTGAAAGAGGGAAGGTGGGTGGCCTATGCCTTCCCCCAGTCCCACCATGTGCTACTGCAAAGCTGGGCCCAGATAtaaggaaaggaaagaaagtTTCCAGTCATCTAGAAGATGTACATTCCTTGAGAGTGCTCCACAACCGCTATCTGCAGTGGAGATATGCCAATGCAAGAGCAGAGGCTTCCGTGCGAGCTCAGCAGAGAGAGACCCAG AGAACACTTTATTCTCTCGCTGTAAAGATTGCTGAACTGTATGATTCTGTGAAGAGGAAACGGATAGAACTTGGCATTTTGCAAAGAACAAAGACTTTATCCACAATTCTTGAAGCTCAA ATTCCATATTTGGACCAGTGGTTTTCTCTTGAAGGGGATTATTCAGTTTCTCTGGCAGAAGCAACTCAAGCATTGTTGAATGCCTCAGTTCAACTTCCAAGCAGTGGCAGTGTTAGG GCCAATCTACGAGAGTTAGAAGAGGCACTGAGCTCAGCAATAGAAGTGATGGACATAATAGTTTTCCATGTTCACCGATCTTTGCCAAAG GCAGAAGATACAGAACATTTGATTTCGGAACTAGCCAGAGTGATTGGTGGAGAAAGAGCTCTCATTGAAGAATGCGGAAATCTGCTGTCTAAGACCTATACAACGCAG GTGGAAGAGTGGAGCTTAAGAAGCCAGATAATCCAATCGAAATGTTGCTGTTCTTGA